A genome region from Thermoanaerobacterium xylanolyticum LX-11 includes the following:
- a CDS encoding carbohydrate ABC transporter permease produces MEKAKKNMTILEIFGWVLTLFVIFPVYIMIINSFKDRKEIFTSELSLPKALNFTYYVQAIQKMDFLTALGNSLFITVTSVVFIIVLSSMAAWVLERNKTTISNIIFYTLVATMLIPFQSVMIPLVQYLSKWQIPGTNFSLIDTRYGLIFMNIGFGIGMSTFLFHGFIKNVPLEMEEAATIDGCNKFQLFWRIVFPNLKPIIVTVAILNVISLWNDYLLPSLVLRSPNLRTIPLSTFFFFGEFTIEWNLALAGLVLTIIPVIIFYLFSQKYIIKGVMAGAIK; encoded by the coding sequence ATGGAAAAAGCCAAGAAGAATATGACTATTTTAGAAATATTCGGTTGGGTATTGACACTATTTGTTATATTTCCTGTTTATATTATGATTATTAATTCTTTTAAAGATAGAAAAGAAATATTTACAAGTGAATTAAGTCTACCTAAGGCTTTAAATTTCACATATTATGTTCAAGCAATACAAAAGATGGACTTTTTGACTGCTTTAGGTAATTCTCTGTTTATTACAGTTACGAGTGTTGTGTTTATAATTGTATTGTCGTCAATGGCGGCATGGGTTCTTGAAAGAAATAAAACGACTATTTCCAATATTATATTTTATACATTGGTTGCGACAATGTTGATACCATTTCAATCTGTCATGATACCATTAGTGCAGTATTTAAGTAAATGGCAGATTCCGGGGACGAATTTTTCGCTGATTGATACGAGATATGGGCTTATTTTTATGAATATAGGCTTTGGCATAGGTATGTCTACATTTTTGTTTCATGGATTCATTAAAAATGTTCCGCTTGAAATGGAGGAAGCTGCAACAATTGATGGATGCAATAAATTTCAATTGTTTTGGAGAATAGTTTTTCCCAATCTTAAGCCTATTATTGTTACTGTAGCTATATTAAATGTTATATCACTTTGGAACGATTATTTGCTTCCGTCATTGGTTTTACGCAGTCCTAACCTTAGGACTATTCCGCTGTCGACGTTTTTCTTTTTTGGAGAGTTTACCATAGAGTGGAATTTGGCATTAGCAGGTTTAGTGCTGACGATAATACCGGTAATTATATTTTATCTGTTCTCACAGAAATACATTATTAAAGGTGTAATGGCTGGAGCAATAAAATAA
- a CDS encoding ABC transporter substrate-binding protein, producing the protein MKKILSLLISTILIIALVTGCSSSNNGNNSKTSQNGTPSSQNSKITITVMQSKTEIQSDLQTIIDDYNKSQDKVEVKLLGTSGDNFATVLQSQFSASPEKAPTIFTIAGPDTPKFQPYMAEIKDSKAAEMLADGVKDDVTVDGKLYGLPSAVEGYGLIYNKNLFKEANIDPASITSIDALVNACEKLSKLNGVVKPIAFAKETYFSFIHPFNWAFAVDPNYKTDIEKLDKGQITMKDIPSVVQWIKDMDKIKPYTNKALDSYDDQVAGFASGKYAMIHQGDWVQSVLDQDKPNFEYGIIPFPTGGNTKLAVGTATAWRVNKYATPEQQKAAIEFLDWLITSDKGQEYSADTLKFIPAYKGVKAPKAPLAAEVAQYVDKGQIIPWVYNNYFPNGIDVDGSNVIQKYYAGLIKNDDQFLSELTNVWVQDAGK; encoded by the coding sequence ATGAAAAAAATATTGAGTTTATTAATTTCGACGATCTTAATAATTGCTTTAGTGACAGGATGTTCATCAAGCAATAACGGAAATAATAGCAAAACAAGTCAAAATGGAACACCTTCTAGTCAAAATAGCAAAATAACCATAACGGTGATGCAAAGCAAAACCGAAATACAGTCTGATCTTCAAACTATAATTGATGATTATAATAAATCACAAGATAAAGTAGAAGTAAAACTTTTAGGTACTTCAGGAGATAATTTTGCTACTGTATTACAATCGCAGTTTTCTGCGTCACCAGAAAAAGCACCTACGATATTTACTATTGCTGGACCAGATACTCCTAAATTTCAACCATATATGGCTGAAATAAAAGATTCAAAAGCTGCTGAAATGCTGGCAGATGGAGTAAAAGATGATGTTACTGTTGATGGTAAGTTATATGGTCTTCCTTCAGCGGTTGAAGGATATGGTTTGATTTACAATAAAAATTTATTTAAAGAAGCAAACATAGATCCTGCATCAATAACAAGCATCGATGCATTAGTAAATGCGTGTGAAAAATTGTCAAAATTAAATGGTGTTGTAAAACCTATTGCTTTTGCAAAAGAGACGTACTTCTCATTTATACATCCTTTTAACTGGGCTTTTGCAGTTGATCCAAATTACAAGACAGATATAGAGAAACTTGACAAAGGACAAATAACTATGAAAGACATACCGAGTGTAGTACAATGGATAAAAGATATGGATAAAATAAAACCATATACGAATAAGGCGCTTGATTCATACGATGATCAAGTGGCAGGATTTGCAAGCGGTAAATATGCTATGATACACCAAGGAGATTGGGTACAATCAGTTTTGGATCAAGATAAACCAAATTTTGAATATGGAATTATTCCATTCCCGACAGGTGGAAATACAAAATTAGCTGTTGGTACTGCTACTGCATGGCGTGTAAATAAATATGCAACACCAGAACAACAAAAAGCTGCAATTGAATTTTTGGATTGGTTGATTACAAGCGATAAAGGACAAGAATATTCTGCAGATACTTTGAAGTTTATTCCAGCATATAAAGGAGTAAAGGCTCCAAAGGCTCCACTGGCAGCGGAAGTTGCTCAGTATGTTGACAAAGGCCAAATTATTCCATGGGTGTACAACAATTATTTCCCTAACGGAATAGATGTTGATGGTTCTAATGTCATTCAAAAGTATTATGCTGGACTTATAAAAAATGACGATCAATTCTTATCAGAATTGACAAATGTTTGGGTTCAAGATGCTGGCAAGTAA
- the pgmB gene encoding beta-phosphoglucomutase: MIDKSVKHKGVIFDLDGVITDTAEYHYLAWKKLADELNVYFDREINENLKGISRIESLEIILKKSNNFFSEEEKYYLADKKNEYYKEMINRMTPKDLLPGVVDLIRELKDRGIKIAVASVSKNAKTVLSNLGLIETFDYIVDAEKIKNGKPDPEIFLNAAAGIDVEPKLCIGIEDSKAGIEAINRAGMVSIGVGNYETVKGADIVLKDLSDPLPILNLL; encoded by the coding sequence TTGATAGACAAAAGTGTTAAGCATAAAGGCGTGATATTTGATTTAGATGGTGTGATTACGGATACTGCTGAATACCACTATTTGGCGTGGAAAAAGTTGGCTGATGAATTAAATGTATATTTTGACAGAGAAATAAATGAAAATTTGAAAGGTATTAGCAGAATTGAGTCGTTGGAGATAATTTTAAAGAAAAGCAATAATTTTTTTAGTGAAGAAGAAAAGTATTATTTGGCAGATAAAAAAAATGAATACTACAAAGAGATGATAAATAGAATGACACCTAAGGATTTACTTCCTGGTGTAGTAGACTTAATAAGAGAATTAAAAGATAGAGGAATAAAAATAGCTGTGGCTTCTGTAAGCAAAAATGCAAAAACCGTGCTTTCAAATCTTGGCCTCATTGAGACATTTGATTACATTGTGGATGCAGAAAAAATAAAAAATGGCAAACCAGATCCGGAAATTTTCTTAAACGCTGCCGCTGGAATTGACGTTGAACCTAAATTATGTATAGGAATAGAGGATTCTAAAGCTGGTATTGAAGCCATAAATAGGGCAGGAATGGTATCTATTGGAGTTGGCAATTATGAAACAGTGAAAGGGGCAGATATTGTCTTAAAGGACTTAAGCGATCCATTGCCAATATTAAACTTGCTATAA
- a CDS encoding glycoside hydrolase family 65 protein, whose protein sequence is MKKSIYPYDAWKIRESKFDIETNYRNETIFSLGNGYFGVRGTLEEGYSGPNGTSFNATYINGFYEIYDINYAEGGYGFPSYGEAMVNVADSKIVKLFVDDEPFDLLKGNLIEYERILDMKEGFTERKVVWETEKGKKLEITVKRLISFKRQHLGVIVFRFRPLNFSGKIKLISEVDGNIYYGNETDDMRVGNNMRGKVVNTIDSHIDGYMGWLMQATKRSKLKYICSVNHDVKTDCHYELKNYKSDDKIGFEFSIDAEKDKIFQLDKFVSYYTSRECLEDKLVDSSVHEVISAKSDGVNIIFKEQFDYLKEFWADADVEIDGDISMQQGIRYNEFQLLQSVSKNDIANICAKGLTGEGYEGHYFWDSDVYIMPFFLYTKPDIAKNFVMFRYNLLDAARKRAKELGYKGALYPWRTIDGPECSSYFPAGTAQYHINSDIVLAIKKYVDATLDYEFLYKYGAEIIFETARLWISIGAYIPLKNNKFCLNCVTGPDEYTALVDNNAYTNYMAQMNLEYAYFVAKEMAKKAPEYYDNIKEKIGLTDEELNEWNDAAQNMYLPYSGDFGIIPQDDSFLYKERLNAKDLESEKPLLLHRHYLNIYRYQICKQPDVLLLMYLRRELFSIDEIKRNYDYYEPITTHDSSLSPAIFSILANEIGYYDKAYEYFMMTARMDLDDYNGNVKDGIHTACMAGAWSAIISGFGGMMTYPDGLHFMPNIPKSWKSLSYNIRYKNCKMHVSITQEKASFSLIKGEMLKIHIYDEEITLLKGDKVEKEVKKVDRQKC, encoded by the coding sequence ATGAAAAAATCAATATATCCTTATGATGCATGGAAAATAAGAGAAAGCAAATTCGACATAGAAACAAATTATCGAAATGAAACTATTTTTTCTTTAGGAAACGGTTATTTTGGTGTGAGGGGTACATTAGAAGAAGGTTACTCAGGCCCTAATGGCACATCGTTTAACGCAACATATATTAACGGATTTTATGAAATCTACGATATAAATTACGCAGAGGGTGGATATGGTTTTCCAAGTTACGGCGAAGCAATGGTAAATGTTGCTGATAGCAAAATTGTAAAATTGTTTGTAGATGATGAGCCATTTGACTTGTTAAAAGGCAACCTAATTGAATACGAAAGAATACTTGATATGAAGGAGGGTTTCACAGAAAGAAAGGTTGTTTGGGAGACTGAAAAAGGGAAAAAGCTGGAGATAACTGTAAAAAGATTAATTTCTTTTAAAAGGCAACATTTAGGTGTTATAGTTTTTAGATTTAGACCGTTAAACTTTAGTGGGAAGATAAAATTGATTTCCGAAGTTGATGGAAATATATATTACGGGAATGAGACAGATGACATGCGAGTAGGAAACAACATGAGAGGGAAAGTCGTAAATACCATTGACAGTCATATTGACGGATATATGGGATGGCTAATGCAAGCTACAAAAAGAAGTAAGCTAAAATACATTTGTTCTGTAAACCATGATGTAAAAACTGATTGCCATTATGAACTTAAAAATTACAAATCGGATGATAAAATAGGTTTTGAATTCTCTATTGATGCTGAAAAAGATAAAATTTTTCAGCTTGATAAGTTTGTTTCGTACTACACATCAAGAGAATGTTTAGAAGATAAGCTTGTTGATAGTTCGGTCCATGAGGTCATAAGTGCTAAATCGGATGGAGTAAATATCATCTTTAAGGAACAGTTTGATTATTTAAAAGAATTTTGGGCAGATGCAGATGTGGAAATAGATGGCGATATTTCTATGCAACAAGGCATAAGGTACAACGAATTTCAATTGCTTCAGTCTGTATCAAAAAATGATATTGCGAATATATGTGCAAAAGGTCTTACAGGTGAAGGTTATGAAGGACACTATTTTTGGGACTCTGATGTCTATATCATGCCATTTTTTCTCTACACAAAACCAGACATCGCTAAAAACTTTGTAATGTTTCGATACAATTTATTAGATGCGGCCAGAAAAAGGGCGAAGGAATTGGGATATAAAGGTGCCCTTTATCCCTGGAGGACGATAGATGGACCGGAATGTTCATCTTATTTTCCCGCTGGAACTGCTCAATATCACATAAACTCTGATATAGTTTTGGCTATAAAAAAATACGTTGATGCAACTTTAGATTACGAATTTTTGTACAAGTACGGTGCAGAAATTATTTTTGAAACTGCAAGACTTTGGATAAGCATAGGTGCATATATTCCTTTGAAAAATAATAAGTTTTGTTTGAATTGCGTAACAGGACCTGATGAATATACGGCATTGGTTGACAACAATGCGTATACAAACTATATGGCACAAATGAACTTAGAGTATGCATACTTTGTTGCCAAGGAGATGGCTAAAAAAGCTCCGGAATATTATGATAACATCAAAGAAAAGATTGGACTTACTGATGAAGAACTAAATGAATGGAATGACGCAGCACAGAACATGTATTTACCTTATTCGGGTGATTTTGGAATTATTCCACAAGATGATAGCTTTCTTTATAAAGAGAGATTAAATGCAAAGGATTTAGAAAGCGAAAAACCCTTGTTACTTCACAGACATTATCTAAATATATACAGATATCAGATATGTAAACAACCTGATGTACTATTGCTTATGTACCTAAGAAGAGAATTATTTAGCATTGATGAAATTAAAAGAAATTACGATTACTATGAGCCAATAACGACTCATGATTCATCGCTTTCACCAGCCATATTCAGCATTCTTGCAAATGAGATCGGATATTATGATAAAGCCTACGAATATTTTATGATGACGGCAAGAATGGATCTTGATGATTACAACGGGAATGTGAAAGATGGGATACACACTGCTTGCATGGCTGGTGCTTGGAGCGCAATCATAAGTGGATTTGGTGGAATGATGACATATCCTGATGGACTTCATTTTATGCCTAATATACCCAAAAGCTGGAAGTCATTATCGTACAACATTAGATATAAAAATTGTAAAATGCATGTAAGCATTACCCAAGAAAAAGCGTCATTTTCATTGATTAAAGGTGAGATGCTGAAAATTCACATTTACGATGAAGAAATAACGCTTTTGAAAGGCGACAAAGTTGAAAAAGAGGTGAAAAAAGTTGATAGACAAAAGTGTTAA
- a CDS encoding single-stranded DNA-binding protein → MAGNILGNNMVNVSGKIVSELEFSHELYGEQFYNFTLEVPRLSDAKDMLPITISNRLFEGINLTPGTKVKIEGQLRSYNRQSPNGGKNRLILTIFARDIIVVGDDESTKNPNEIFLDGFICKEPVYRTTPFGREISDLLVAVNRPYSKSDYIPVIAWGRNARFCEKLKVGDRIKLWGRVQSREYQKKGDNNEIITRTAYEVSITKMEKVNKEDLILTQQ, encoded by the coding sequence ATGGCAGGTAATATATTGGGGAATAATATGGTTAATGTATCTGGTAAAATTGTAAGCGAATTGGAGTTTAGTCACGAGCTTTATGGGGAGCAGTTTTATAATTTTACGCTTGAAGTGCCAAGACTAAGTGACGCAAAAGATATGCTTCCGATTACTATTTCAAACAGACTATTTGAAGGCATAAATTTAACTCCAGGCACTAAAGTGAAAATAGAAGGACAACTTAGATCATACAATAGGCAATCGCCAAATGGTGGTAAAAATAGGCTGATATTGACTATTTTTGCAAGGGATATTATAGTCGTAGGTGATGATGAAAGCACTAAAAATCCTAATGAGATTTTTTTGGACGGATTTATATGTAAAGAGCCTGTTTATAGAACAACACCATTTGGGAGAGAAATATCAGATTTGCTTGTGGCTGTCAATAGACCATACAGCAAGTCAGACTATATTCCAGTAATCGCATGGGGAAGAAATGCCAGATTTTGCGAAAAGCTGAAAGTAGGCGATCGCATAAAATTGTGGGGAAGGGTACAAAGCAGAGAATATCAAAAAAAAGGAGATAATAACGAGATTATAACGAGAACAGCCTATGAAGTATCCATAACAAAAATGGAAAAAGTCAATAAAGAGGATTTGATTTTGACACAGCAATAG
- a CDS encoding LacI family DNA-binding transcriptional regulator, with translation MANIDDVAKLANVSTATVSRVFNNSPYVSERARESVLKAAKELGYEPSILARSLAMKKTNTIGLIVPDISNPYYSEVVRGIEDVCNIYKYNIILCNADNSRDKEIQYIDMLKSRWVDGIIFHSDYFSDEIYDIFKDRKIPLVLAGRATNYDVPYVVIDNKKAAYDATKYLISQGHKKIGVIHGDLNGMKETVDSVDRLYGFLDAMKEAGLKVYDELIKESNFKAKGGYIAAKEMLKGGVKPDAIFVFSDVMAMGAINAVFDAGLKCPEDVSIIGFDNLDLAEVTRPALTTVAQPMYDIGAVAARMLIKIIDNKKISEKRVILKHRLIIRQSCI, from the coding sequence ATGGCAAATATAGATGATGTAGCAAAACTGGCGAACGTTTCAACAGCGACTGTTTCAAGAGTTTTTAATAATAGTCCATACGTCAGCGAAAGGGCAAGGGAAAGTGTATTAAAAGCGGCAAAAGAGCTTGGCTATGAGCCAAGCATATTAGCTCGCAGTTTGGCCATGAAGAAGACAAACACTATAGGGTTAATAGTTCCTGACATATCTAATCCGTATTATAGTGAAGTTGTTCGCGGAATAGAAGATGTATGCAATATATATAAGTACAATATAATTCTTTGCAATGCCGATAACTCCCGAGATAAAGAAATACAGTACATTGATATGTTGAAAAGCAGATGGGTGGATGGAATAATATTCCATAGCGATTATTTTTCGGATGAAATATATGATATTTTCAAAGATAGAAAAATACCGTTAGTATTAGCTGGAAGAGCGACGAATTATGATGTGCCGTATGTAGTAATAGACAATAAAAAAGCTGCTTATGACGCTACAAAATATTTGATATCGCAAGGTCACAAAAAAATAGGTGTCATCCATGGCGATTTGAACGGTATGAAAGAAACTGTTGATAGTGTTGATAGGCTTTACGGATTTCTCGATGCTATGAAAGAAGCTGGTCTTAAAGTATATGATGAGTTGATAAAAGAAAGTAATTTTAAAGCAAAAGGTGGCTATATAGCTGCAAAAGAAATGCTAAAAGGTGGTGTTAAACCAGATGCTATCTTTGTCTTCAGTGATGTAATGGCTATGGGTGCTATCAATGCTGTTTTTGACGCTGGTTTAAAATGCCCGGAAGATGTTTCTATAATAGGATTTGATAATCTCGATTTGGCAGAGGTGACAAGGCCAGCTTTAACTACTGTTGCGCAGCCCATGTACGATATTGGTGCTGTTGCAGCTCGCATGTTGATAAAGATAATAGACAATAAAAAGATATCTGAAAAGAGAGTTATTTTAAAGCACAGATTGATTATTCGTCAGTCCTGCATTTAA
- a CDS encoding cob(I)yrinic acid a,c-diamide adenosyltransferase, which yields MKNGLIQIYTGDGKGKTTAAIGLGIRALGRDFKVYMVQFLKGRDTGELYVLKNIDNFKVFRFQSSEKFFFQMDENEKNVLRDEMHEAYKFIENVIKNEECDMLILDEIMGVIQNNIFSVEDVLKLMKEKPDTMEMILTGRNAPKELIDNADLVTEMKLVKHPFEKGISARYGIEF from the coding sequence TTGAAAAACGGTTTGATTCAAATATACACAGGCGATGGGAAAGGCAAGACGACTGCTGCTATAGGCCTTGGCATAAGAGCTTTAGGCAGAGACTTTAAGGTATATATGGTTCAATTTTTAAAAGGGAGAGATACGGGAGAGCTTTATGTTTTAAAAAACATAGATAATTTCAAGGTTTTTAGATTTCAGTCAAGTGAAAAATTCTTCTTTCAGATGGATGAGAACGAAAAAAATGTACTTAGAGATGAGATGCATGAGGCTTATAAATTTATAGAAAATGTCATTAAAAATGAAGAGTGCGATATGCTTATATTAGATGAAATAATGGGGGTAATACAGAACAATATTTTTTCTGTGGAAGATGTGCTTAAACTCATGAAGGAAAAGCCAGATACAATGGAGATGATTTTAACAGGCAGAAATGCTCCTAAAGAGCTTATTGATAATGCAGATCTTGTGACAGAGATGAAGTTAGTTAAACATCCTTTTGAAAAAGGTATTTCTGCTAGATATGGAATAGAATTTTAA
- the dapD gene encoding 2,3,4,5-tetrahydropyridine-2,6-dicarboxylate N-acetyltransferase, which yields MNSKDELTNPYEIAKFIKESKKSTPVKAYINGNIDVDEKIFKVFGTDNFKIILGELEDVKKLLDENKDKIKDYHLEYDRRNSAIPLLDIKDLNARIEPGAIIRDRVKIGKNAVIMMGAIINIGAEIGENTMIDMNAVIGARGIIGKNVHVGAGAVIAGVLEPPSSIPVIVEDNVLIGANAVLLEGVRVGHDAVVAAGSVVTEDVPPNTVVAGVPAKIVKIKDEKTREKTKLLDDLRG from the coding sequence TTGAATTCAAAAGATGAATTGACAAATCCTTATGAAATAGCAAAATTCATAAAGGAATCTAAAAAATCAACACCAGTAAAAGCCTATATAAATGGAAACATAGATGTAGACGAAAAGATATTTAAAGTTTTTGGCACTGACAATTTTAAAATAATTTTGGGAGAATTAGAAGATGTTAAAAAACTTTTAGATGAAAACAAAGACAAGATTAAGGATTATCACCTTGAATACGATAGGCGAAATTCAGCAATACCATTACTTGATATAAAAGACTTAAATGCCCGTATCGAACCAGGCGCTATCATAAGAGATAGAGTAAAAATAGGAAAAAATGCAGTAATCATGATGGGTGCTATAATAAATATAGGTGCTGAAATTGGTGAAAATACAATGATAGACATGAATGCCGTTATCGGTGCAAGAGGAATAATCGGGAAAAATGTCCATGTTGGCGCTGGTGCAGTCATAGCAGGCGTGCTGGAGCCACCAAGCAGTATACCTGTTATAGTTGAAGATAATGTGCTTATAGGAGCTAATGCCGTCCTTCTAGAAGGTGTCAGAGTTGGTCACGATGCTGTTGTAGCAGCAGGGTCTGTCGTCACAGAAGACGTACCGCCAAACACCGTCGTAGCTGGCGTCCCTGCTAAAATTGTCAAAATCAAAGACGAAAAGACCAGAGAAAAAACTAAACTATTGGACGATTTAAGAGGTTAA
- a CDS encoding carbohydrate ABC transporter permease: protein MKKNSNTVTFWLFLIPSLFIFINVVIIPFILGIIYSFTDWDGFSFFGSKFIAFSNYLKVFRDQNFLSAFLLTFKYAIIMVIVSNIIGFSLALLVTRKMKTRNILRSIFFMPNLIGGLILGFIWQFIFTKLFVQLGTVLHASNIFFNWINDPNMAFWSIVIVSAWQMSGYVMIIYIAGLESINPDIIEASLIDGAGPVRRLFNIILPLTVPSFTISLFITLSNSFKQYDTNLSLTNGGPYGTTELLTMNIVQTAYKHNQYAIAQSKAVVFFVVIMVITLVQVYLTKKREVEM, encoded by the coding sequence ATGAAAAAAAATAGCAATACAGTGACGTTTTGGCTATTTTTAATACCATCACTATTTATCTTTATAAATGTAGTAATAATTCCTTTTATATTAGGCATAATTTATTCTTTTACAGATTGGGATGGTTTTTCGTTTTTTGGTTCAAAATTTATAGCATTTAGCAACTATTTAAAGGTGTTTAGAGATCAGAATTTTTTAAGCGCATTTTTATTGACTTTTAAATATGCGATTATTATGGTGATAGTTTCAAATATAATTGGTTTCTCTTTAGCGCTTCTTGTTACAAGAAAAATGAAGACTAGAAACATTTTAAGATCGATTTTCTTTATGCCTAATTTAATAGGTGGCTTGATATTAGGATTTATATGGCAATTTATATTTACAAAACTGTTTGTTCAGTTGGGAACTGTGTTACACGCCTCAAATATATTCTTTAATTGGATAAATGATCCTAATATGGCCTTTTGGAGCATTGTGATTGTATCAGCATGGCAAATGTCAGGATACGTGATGATCATATACATTGCCGGGTTGGAAAGCATTAATCCAGACATAATCGAAGCATCTCTTATTGATGGTGCAGGACCTGTGAGAAGGCTATTTAACATCATACTACCACTTACTGTTCCTTCTTTTACCATAAGCCTTTTTATAACTTTGTCAAATTCATTTAAGCAATATGACACAAATTTATCGCTTACAAACGGCGGACCTTATGGTACGACAGAATTATTGACGATGAATATTGTGCAAACGGCATATAAGCACAATCAATATGCCATAGCTCAATCAAAAGCTGTTGTATTTTTTGTCGTAATCATGGTTATTACACTTGTACAGGTGTATTTAACAAAGAAAAGAGAGGTTGAGATGTGA
- a CDS encoding polysaccharide deacetylase family protein, giving the protein MKLYYIKKSVIINLLAVFVLAFISILYTNYGVPPVISTLLNINMQLPIYSVDIPDKRVAISFDASWGSDKTERLLQILKDKNVKATFFLTGLWIDKYPDLVKKIYEEGHDVENHSNTHPHMTQLSDLEMTNEIKACEEKLVKITGQKPYLFRPPYGDYNDKVIETAKSLGYYTIQWDVDSLDWRGLDTEAIINRVLPNVKKGSIILFHNNGQFTPEAIPYIIDKLKENGYQIVPISQLIYKENYYIDHEGRQHKKQ; this is encoded by the coding sequence GTGAAACTATATTATATCAAAAAAAGCGTCATCATAAACTTGTTAGCGGTTTTTGTACTAGCATTTATATCTATTTTGTACACAAATTATGGTGTTCCACCTGTTATAAGTACATTATTAAATATAAATATGCAGCTTCCGATTTATAGCGTTGATATTCCTGACAAAAGGGTTGCTATATCGTTTGACGCATCATGGGGAAGTGATAAGACAGAAAGACTTTTGCAGATATTAAAAGATAAAAATGTAAAGGCCACGTTTTTTTTGACTGGGCTTTGGATTGATAAATATCCTGATCTTGTAAAAAAAATTTATGAAGAAGGTCATGATGTGGAAAACCACAGCAATACACATCCACACATGACGCAGTTAAGCGATTTAGAAATGACAAATGAGATAAAAGCTTGTGAGGAGAAACTTGTAAAGATCACTGGACAAAAGCCTTACTTATTTAGACCTCCATACGGCGACTACAACGATAAAGTCATTGAGACAGCAAAGAGTTTAGGATATTATACCATACAATGGGATGTAGATTCGCTTGATTGGAGAGGCCTTGACACCGAGGCGATAATAAATAGGGTATTGCCAAACGTTAAAAAAGGTTCCATCATCCTCTTTCACAATAATGGTCAATTTACACCTGAGGCGATACCGTACATTATTGATAAACTGAAAGAAAATGGATATCAAATAGTTCCTATAAGTCAGTTAATATATAAGGAAAATTACTATATTGATCATGAGGGCAGGCAACATAAAAAACAATAA
- a CDS encoding carbohydrate ABC transporter permease, protein MSKIFRFFLYSVAIVYAAITLGPFIWSIITSLKPTSEIDSLRVNLKNLTFGNYNMIVSQFPFLRWFFNSLIVAIAVTFGNLLFNSMAGYALARINFAGRNFLFIIVLALMMVPGQVVMVPTYILLSKLGWVNTYWGLTIPFLTSSFGIFLMRQFFLSIPKEMEEAATIDGLSRFRIFLQIVLPLSKPALTTQFIFMFTGNWNSFLWPSLLTSSDNMYTLPVGLNSFYGQYYQFWNQVMAGAILLTLPMILIFLVFQKQFVKGISTTGLK, encoded by the coding sequence ATGTCTAAAATATTCAGATTTTTTCTTTATTCGGTAGCCATAGTCTATGCTGCAATAACGCTAGGACCATTTATTTGGTCTATAATAACTTCGCTTAAACCTACAAGTGAAATAGATAGTTTAAGAGTCAATTTAAAGAATTTAACGTTTGGCAATTATAACATGATTGTAAGTCAGTTTCCATTTCTGAGGTGGTTCTTTAATAGTTTGATTGTTGCTATCGCAGTTACATTTGGAAATTTATTGTTTAATTCAATGGCTGGATACGCTCTTGCCAGAATTAATTTTGCAGGACGTAATTTCCTATTCATTATTGTGTTGGCGCTTATGATGGTGCCTGGACAGGTTGTAATGGTGCCGACGTATATTTTATTAAGCAAATTAGGATGGGTGAATACTTATTGGGGGCTTACTATACCGTTTTTAACCAGCAGTTTTGGCATATTTTTAATGAGACAGTTCTTTTTATCTATTCCGAAAGAGATGGAAGAAGCTGCAACGATAGATGGATTGTCTAGATTTAGGATTTTTCTGCAAATAGTTTTACCATTGTCGAAGCCTGCTCTTACAACACAGTTTATATTCATGTTTACAGGCAATTGGAATAGTTTTTTGTGGCCAAGTCTTTTGACGTCCAGTGATAATATGTACACACTGCCGGTTGGATTAAATTCATTCTACGGACAGTATTATCAATTTTGGAATCAAGTTATGGCAGGCGCTATACTTTTGACGTTGCCGATGATACTTATATTTCTTGTATTCCAAAAACAATTTGTCAAAGGGATTTCTACAACAGGTCTTAAATGA